In Thermus hydrothermalis, a single genomic region encodes these proteins:
- a CDS encoding histidine phosphatase family protein, with product MKELWLIRHGETEWNVKKRFQGHLDVPLSPVGIGQAFRLAQRLARSRLPFDGLFSSDLRRARETAEPLAAVLGLPLKTTPLLREIDVGELAGLGREEAEARFPDFMRKAQEDPWHTPRPGGESMADLAQRLLSFWESLPPGRHLLVTHGGVIRAALKLALDLEGHAWRRVHIPNTSITRIQLPNREVLTVSDVAHLETWADWLSDESVQ from the coding sequence ATGAAGGAGCTTTGGCTCATCCGCCACGGCGAAACGGAGTGGAACGTCAAGAAGCGGTTCCAAGGCCACCTGGACGTCCCCCTCTCCCCCGTGGGGATCGGCCAGGCCTTCCGCCTGGCCCAGCGCCTGGCCCGAAGCCGCCTTCCCTTTGACGGGCTATTCTCCTCCGACCTGCGCCGGGCCAGGGAAACCGCCGAGCCCTTGGCGGCGGTCCTGGGCCTCCCCTTAAAGACCACCCCCCTCCTTCGGGAGATTGACGTGGGGGAGCTCGCTGGCCTCGGTCGGGAAGAAGCCGAAGCCCGTTTCCCCGATTTCATGCGAAAAGCACAGGAGGACCCCTGGCACACCCCCCGTCCCGGGGGAGAGAGCATGGCGGACCTCGCCCAGCGCCTCCTCTCCTTTTGGGAAAGCCTCCCTCCCGGCCGCCACCTCCTGGTGACGCACGGGGGCGTGATCCGAGCGGCGCTCAAACTGGCCCTAGACCTGGAGGGCCACGCCTGGCGCCGGGTGCACATCCCCAACACCTCCATCACCCGCATCCAGCTTCCCAACCGGGAGGTGCTCACCGTATCCGACGTGGCCCATCTGGAAACCTGGGCGGACTGGCTTTCCGACGAGAGCGTGCAATAA
- the purM gene encoding phosphoribosylformylglycinamidine cyclo-ligase, translating into MRYEEAGVHIEAKAEALRRAKAAIAATYTEEVLRGLGAFGGLFDARALKGMEHPVLVATTDGVGTKTLLALEAGDVSGIGFDLVNHSVNDLLCQGARPLFFLDYLAASRLEEPVLAALLTSLAQACRALSIPLLGGETAEMPGVYREGAWDVAGTLVGVVERSEILGPERVREGDVLLALPSTGPHTNGYSLIRKVVAGQDLFAPVPELGESLKEALLRPHRAYLEEFLRLKEAGVELHAIAHITGGGLPENLPRALPEGLGAEVQKGTWPIPPIFPYLQRLGEIPEEEMYRVFNMGLGLILILPESEAAKALALVEGYRVGRVVRGSGVRLL; encoded by the coding sequence ATGCGCTACGAGGAGGCCGGGGTCCACATAGAGGCCAAGGCCGAGGCCCTCAGGCGGGCCAAGGCCGCCATCGCCGCCACCTACACGGAGGAAGTCCTTAGAGGCCTAGGGGCCTTTGGCGGGCTCTTTGACGCCAGGGCCCTAAAGGGGATGGAGCACCCCGTCCTGGTGGCCACCACAGACGGGGTGGGCACCAAGACCCTCCTCGCCCTCGAGGCCGGGGACGTTTCGGGGATCGGCTTTGACCTGGTGAACCACTCGGTGAACGACCTCCTCTGCCAAGGGGCTAGGCCCCTCTTTTTCCTGGACTACCTGGCGGCAAGCCGCCTGGAAGAGCCCGTCCTCGCCGCCCTTCTCACCTCCTTGGCCCAGGCCTGCCGGGCCCTCTCCATCCCCCTCTTGGGCGGGGAAACGGCGGAGATGCCCGGGGTCTACCGGGAAGGGGCCTGGGACGTGGCGGGCACCCTGGTGGGGGTGGTGGAGCGCTCCGAGATCCTAGGCCCCGAACGGGTGCGGGAAGGGGACGTCCTCCTCGCCCTCCCCTCCACCGGCCCCCACACCAACGGCTACTCCCTCATCCGCAAGGTAGTGGCTGGGCAGGACCTCTTCGCTCCCGTGCCGGAACTCGGGGAAAGCCTCAAAGAAGCCCTCCTCCGCCCCCACCGGGCCTACCTGGAAGAGTTCTTGCGCCTGAAGGAAGCGGGGGTAGAGCTCCACGCCATCGCCCACATCACGGGCGGCGGGCTTCCCGAGAACCTCCCCCGCGCCCTTCCCGAAGGCCTGGGGGCGGAGGTCCAAAAGGGCACCTGGCCCATCCCCCCCATCTTCCCCTACCTGCAACGCCTGGGGGAGATCCCCGAGGAGGAGATGTACCGGGTCTTCAACATGGGCCTTGGGCTCATCCTCATCCTCCCCGAAAGCGAGGCGGCGAAAGCCCTCGCCCTGGTGGAGGGCTACCGGGTGGGCCGGGTGGTTCGCGGGAGCGGAGTGCGCCTCTTATGA